The following coding sequences are from one Apodemus sylvaticus chromosome X, mApoSyl1.1, whole genome shotgun sequence window:
- the Pgk1 gene encoding phosphoglycerate kinase 1: MSLSNKLTLDKLDVKGKRVVMRVDFNVPMKNNQITNNQRIKAAVPSIKFCLDNGAKSVVLMSHLGRPDGVPMPDKYSLEPVAAELKSLLGKDVLFLKDCVGPEVENACANPAAGTVILLENLRFHVEEEGKGKDASGNKVKAEPAKVDAFRASLSKLGDVYVNDAFGTAHRAHSSMVGVNLPQKAGGFLMKKELNYFAKALESPERPFLAILGGAKVADKIQLINNMLDKVNEMIIGGGMAFTFLKVLNNMEIGTSLYDEEGAKIVKDLMSKAEKNGVKITLPVDFVTADKFDENAKTGQATVASGIPAGWMGLDCGTESSKKYAEAVGRAKQIVWNGPVGVFEWEAFARGTKSLMDEVVKATSRGCITIIGGGDTATCCAKWNTEDKVSHVSTGGGASLELLEGKVLPGVDALSNV, from the exons ATGTCGCTTTCTAACAAGCTGACTTTGGACAAGCTGGACGTGAAGGGGAAGCGGGTCGTGATGAG gGTGGACTTCAATGTTCCTATGAAGAACAACCAGATAACAAATAACCAAAG GATCAAGGCTGCTGTTCCAAGCATCAAATTCTGCTTGGACAATGGAGCCAAGTCGGTTGTCCTCATGAGCCACCTGGGCCGGCCTGATGGTGTTCCCATGCCTGACAAGTACTCCTTAGAGCCAGTTGCTGCCGAACTCAAATCTCTGCTGGGCAA ggatGTTCTGTTCTTGAAGGATTGTGTGGGCCCAGAAGTTGAGAATGCCTGTGCCAACCCAGCGGCTGGGACTGTCATCCTGCTGGAGAACCTCCGCTTCCAtgtagaggaagaagggaagggaaaagatgCTTCAGGGAACAAG GTTAAAGCTGAGCCGGCCAAAGTTGATGCTTTCCGAGCCTCATTGTCCAAACTAGGAGATGTCTATGTCAATGATGCTTTTGGGACTGCACACCGAGCCCACAG cTCTATGGTGGGTGTGAATCTGCCACAGAAGGCTGGTGGATTTTTGATGAAGAAGGAGCTGAACTACTTTGCCAAGGCTTTGGAGAGTCCAGAACGACCCTTCCTGGCTATCTTGGGAGG agCTAAAGTTGCAGACAAGATCCAGCTGATCAATAATATGCTGGACAAAGTCAATGAGATGATCATTGGCGGTGGAATGGCTTTTACCTTCCTGAAGGTGCTCAACAACATGGAG ATTGGCACATCTCTGTATGATGAAGAAGGAGCCAAGATTGTCAAAGATCTCATGTCCAAAGCTGAGAAAAATGGTGTGAAGATTACTTTGCCTGTTGACTTTGTCACTGCTGACAAATTTGATGAGAATGCCAAGACTGGCCAAGCTACTGTGGCCTCCGGTATACCTGCTGGCTGGATG GGCTTGGACTGTGGCACTGAGAGCAGCAAGAAATATGCTGAGGCTGTGGGCCGAGCTAAGCAGATTGTTTGGAATGGTCCTGTTGGGGTGTTTGAGTGGGAAGCCTTTGCCAGGGGAACCAAGTCCCTCATGGATGAGGTGGTGAAAGCCACTTCCCGGGGCTGCATCACTATCATAG GTGGTGGAGACACTGCCACTTGCTGTGCCAAATGGAACACAGAGGATAAAGTCAGTCACGTGAGCACTGGGGGCGGTGCCAGTCTGGAGCTCCTGGAAG GTAAAGTCCTTCCTGgggtggatgctctcagcaaTGTTTAG